The Rhodococcus triatomae genome includes a window with the following:
- a CDS encoding response regulator transcription factor, whose product MRILVVDDDRAVRESLRRSLSFNGYTVELAVDGLDALEQIAASRPDALVLDVMMPRLDGLEVCRRLRSTGDDLPILVLTARDSVSERVAGLDAGADDYLPKPFALEELLARLRALLRRAGPDPDEDSEALVFEDLTLDPVTREVTRGERPISLTRTEFSLLEMLMANPRRVLTRSRILEEVWGYDFPTSGNALEVYVGYLRRKTEADGEPRLIHTVRGVGYVLRETPP is encoded by the coding sequence ATGCGTATCTTGGTGGTCGACGACGACCGGGCCGTCCGCGAGTCCCTCCGACGTTCGCTCAGCTTCAACGGCTACACGGTCGAACTGGCCGTCGACGGGCTCGATGCGCTCGAGCAGATCGCCGCGTCCCGGCCGGACGCTCTGGTCCTCGACGTCATGATGCCGCGCCTCGACGGCCTCGAGGTGTGCCGGCGGCTGCGCAGCACCGGCGACGACCTGCCGATCCTCGTCCTCACCGCACGCGACTCGGTGTCCGAGCGGGTCGCCGGGCTCGATGCCGGTGCGGACGACTATCTGCCCAAGCCCTTCGCGCTGGAAGAACTGCTGGCCCGGCTGCGGGCACTGCTGCGTCGTGCCGGGCCGGATCCGGACGAGGATTCGGAAGCGCTCGTCTTCGAGGACCTCACCCTCGACCCGGTCACCCGTGAAGTCACCCGCGGCGAACGTCCCATCAGTCTCACGCGTACCGAGTTCTCCCTGCTGGAGATGCTCATGGCCAACCCTCGGCGAGTGCTGACCCGTAGCCGGATCCTCGAGGAGGTGTGGGGCTACGACTTCCCGACCTCGGGCAACGCCCTGGAGGTGTACGTCGGATATCTGCGGCGCAAGACCGAGGCCGACGGCGAACCACGGCTGATCCACACCGTCCGCGGCGTCGGCTACGTGCTGCGGGAGACGCCTCCGTGA
- a CDS encoding trimeric intracellular cation channel family protein: protein MLLRILELVGIAAFAASGALVGVTKRLDIFGVCVVGVFTGVGGGIVRDVLLGIHPPTALGSWPILGTAFGISLLVFYVHFAVHRLRREILVLDAVGMGLFASTGAVIALDHGAGPLASCLIGGTAAIGGGVLRDVLVNEVPLLLQKDLYAVPALIAAALVVAVSESGAPNNIALVVGTVFATTLRLLALWRHWSLPGPRIPE, encoded by the coding sequence GTGCTGCTGAGAATCCTCGAGCTGGTGGGTATCGCGGCATTCGCGGCCTCCGGCGCTCTCGTGGGAGTGACGAAGCGGCTCGACATCTTCGGCGTGTGCGTCGTCGGCGTCTTCACCGGGGTCGGCGGCGGCATCGTCCGTGACGTCCTGCTCGGCATCCATCCACCCACCGCGCTGGGAAGCTGGCCCATCCTCGGCACCGCGTTCGGGATCTCGCTGCTGGTGTTCTACGTGCACTTCGCGGTGCACCGGCTCCGCCGCGAGATCCTGGTCCTCGACGCGGTGGGGATGGGCCTGTTCGCCAGCACCGGTGCGGTCATCGCCCTCGACCACGGTGCGGGCCCGCTGGCATCCTGTCTGATCGGCGGCACCGCGGCCATCGGCGGCGGAGTGCTCCGCGACGTTCTCGTCAACGAGGTGCCGTTGCTGCTGCAGAAGGATCTGTACGCCGTTCCGGCGTTGATCGCTGCCGCACTGGTGGTGGCGGTGTCCGAATCGGGAGCACCGAACAACATCGCGCTCGTCGTCGGCACCGTGTTCGCCACGACGTTGCGGCTGCTCGCGCTGTGGCGGCACTGGAGTCTGCCGGGGCCGCGGATTCCGGAATGA
- the rpmF gene encoding 50S ribosomal protein L32, with translation MAVPKRRMSRSNTRSRRSQWKATAPDLVEVKVGGASYRVPRRLVKAVRLGLVDPDEL, from the coding sequence ATGGCAGTACCCAAGAGGCGGATGTCGAGGTCGAACACCCGCAGCAGGCGTTCCCAGTGGAAGGCCACCGCGCCGGATCTCGTGGAGGTCAAGGTCGGTGGTGCCTCCTACCGGGTGCCGCGCCGGTTGGTGAAGGCCGTCCGGCTGGGACTGGTGGATCCCGACGAGCTGTGA
- a CDS encoding type B 50S ribosomal protein L31, with the protein MKKSIGHPDYHPVVFKDGSTGKAFLTRSTITSDRTVEWTDGNTYPLVVVDVTSDSHPFWTGAHRLVDTAGRVEKFERRYGRRVAPPRRDTQGGQ; encoded by the coding sequence ATGAAGAAGAGCATCGGTCACCCGGACTACCATCCGGTGGTGTTCAAGGACGGCAGCACCGGGAAGGCGTTCCTCACCCGGTCGACGATCACCAGTGATCGCACCGTCGAGTGGACGGACGGAAACACGTACCCGTTGGTCGTCGTCGACGTGACGAGTGACTCGCATCCGTTCTGGACCGGAGCGCACCGTCTGGTCGACACGGCCGGACGGGTGGAGAAGTTCGAGCGCCGCTACGGCAGGAGAGTCGCGCCGCCGCGGCGCGACACGCAGGGAGGACAGTGA
- the mrf gene encoding ribosome hibernation factor-recruiting GTPase MRF encodes MTTIVERWIVSGHADTRTPLVLIAGWSGDTGGAATSLLTPGTAVVHHDLGRLGEGIVVRTLRTIEDGRPVSRTEILELAHGCVSCTLREDVLPLLARLHQRSSVRRIVLQMDPELEPEALSWAIRHVVVADVTGRVDGPVERDVRIEAVVTCLDAATWLADATGGDDIDDDRTVAQIVVGQVAFADALVANGVAGDGWEQAKLHAVLTRLAPGAPVVWGDTPDVEKLLNRIPPTSRRGEISGAFDPLLRGQPPLTNDFGVALVEFTAERPFHPGRLHEAIDVLLDGVVSARGRVWVATQPDAALWLESAGEGLRVESADRWLAAMTPEEQDRQPTARRALAALGWTERFGDRHTSMVVLVHAADPTEIDRALQWALVTDEEWADEAGWADWEDPFGRFHADPCESVDSPYSPSELTRGESDRKGTE; translated from the coding sequence ATGACAACCATTGTCGAAAGGTGGATCGTGAGTGGACACGCCGACACCCGCACCCCGCTGGTCCTGATCGCCGGGTGGAGTGGCGACACCGGCGGGGCCGCGACCTCACTCCTGACCCCGGGCACGGCCGTCGTGCACCACGACCTCGGTCGGCTCGGGGAAGGGATCGTCGTGCGCACACTGCGCACGATCGAGGACGGAAGACCGGTCTCGCGGACGGAGATCCTCGAGCTCGCGCACGGTTGCGTCTCGTGCACCCTGCGCGAGGACGTGCTGCCGCTGCTCGCCCGGCTCCATCAGCGCAGTTCGGTCCGGCGCATCGTCCTGCAGATGGATCCCGAACTCGAACCGGAAGCGCTCAGCTGGGCGATCCGGCACGTCGTCGTCGCCGACGTCACCGGTCGGGTGGACGGCCCGGTGGAGCGCGACGTGCGGATCGAGGCGGTCGTCACGTGCCTCGACGCAGCGACGTGGCTCGCCGACGCCACCGGCGGTGACGACATCGACGACGACCGCACGGTCGCGCAGATCGTGGTGGGGCAGGTCGCGTTCGCGGACGCCCTCGTCGCGAACGGCGTCGCCGGGGACGGCTGGGAACAGGCGAAGTTGCATGCGGTGCTCACCCGGCTCGCGCCAGGGGCTCCCGTCGTCTGGGGGGATACGCCCGATGTGGAGAAGCTGCTGAACCGGATCCCGCCGACCTCGCGGCGCGGGGAGATCTCCGGCGCCTTCGATCCCCTGTTGCGGGGGCAACCACCGTTGACCAACGATTTCGGCGTCGCGCTCGTCGAGTTCACGGCCGAACGCCCGTTCCATCCGGGTCGCCTGCACGAGGCGATCGACGTCCTGCTCGACGGGGTCGTCAGTGCCCGCGGACGGGTGTGGGTCGCGACGCAGCCCGATGCGGCGTTGTGGCTGGAATCGGCAGGTGAGGGGCTGCGGGTCGAGAGCGCCGACCGCTGGCTCGCCGCGATGACACCGGAGGAACAGGACCGGCAGCCCACCGCTCGGCGGGCACTGGCCGCGCTCGGCTGGACCGAGAGGTTCGGCGACCGGCACACGTCGATGGTGGTGCTGGTGCATGCCGCCGACCCGACCGAGATCGACCGGGCCCTGCAGTGGGCCTTGGTCACCGACGAGGAGTGGGCGGACGAGGCCGGGTGGGCCGACTGGGAGGACCCGTTCGGCCGGTTCCACGCCGACCCGTGCGAGTCCGTGGACTCGCCGTACTCGCCGAGCGAGCTCACTCGCGGCGAGAGCGACCGCAAGGGCACAGAATGA
- the rpmB gene encoding 50S ribosomal protein L28, giving the protein MSAHCQVTGRRPGFGKSVSHSHKRTNRRWNPNIQKKTYLLPSEGRRITLTLSAKGIKTVDRDGIEAVVARIRARGEKV; this is encoded by the coding sequence ATGTCAGCGCACTGCCAGGTGACCGGCCGCCGGCCGGGATTCGGCAAATCCGTCTCGCACTCACACAAGCGCACCAACCGGCGCTGGAACCCGAACATCCAGAAGAAGACGTACCTGCTCCCCAGCGAGGGACGACGGATCACGCTCACCCTGTCCGCGAAGGGCATCAAGACCGTCGACCGGGACGGCATCGAAGCCGTCGTCGCGCGGATCCGGGCGCGCGGAGAGAAGGTCTGA
- the rpmG gene encoding 50S ribosomal protein L33: MARNELRPIVKLRSTAGTGYTYVTRKNRRNDPDRLVLKKYDPVVRRHVDFREEK; encoded by the coding sequence GTGGCACGCAACGAATTGCGCCCCATCGTCAAGCTCCGGTCGACCGCCGGGACCGGGTACACCTACGTGACCCGCAAGAACCGTCGCAACGACCCGGACCGACTGGTGCTGAAGAAGTACGACCCGGTGGTTCGCCGGCACGTGGACTTCCGCGAGGAGAAGTAG
- the rpsN gene encoding 30S ribosomal protein S14, with protein sequence MAKKSKIAKNEQRKVVVARYAEQRAELKEIIRKPTTSPEDRARAQAALQRLPRDASPVRLRNRDAADGRPRGHLRKFGLSRVRVREMAHRGELPGVHKSSW encoded by the coding sequence ATGGCCAAGAAGTCCAAGATCGCGAAGAACGAGCAACGCAAGGTCGTCGTGGCCCGCTACGCCGAGCAACGAGCGGAGCTCAAGGAGATCATTCGCAAGCCCACGACGAGCCCCGAGGATCGCGCGCGAGCACAGGCGGCACTGCAGCGTCTGCCGCGCGATGCGAGTCCGGTACGATTGCGTAATCGAGACGCTGCGGATGGACGTCCGCGCGGCCACCTCCGGAAGTTCGGGCTCTCTCGCGTGCGTGTGCGCGAGATGGCCCACCGGGGAGAGCTGCCAGGCGTCCACAAGTCGAGCTGGTAA
- the rpsR gene encoding 30S ribosomal protein S18 — protein MAVKRSTSKKARPVEGRKPKKNPLFAAKIDRVDYKDINLLRTFISDRGKIRSRRVTGLTPQQQRQVATAVKNAREMALLPFTSR, from the coding sequence ATGGCAGTCAAGAGGTCCACCTCGAAGAAGGCGCGTCCCGTCGAGGGCCGCAAGCCGAAGAAGAACCCGCTTTTCGCGGCGAAGATCGACCGTGTCGACTACAAGGACATCAACCTCCTGCGCACGTTCATCTCGGACCGCGGCAAGATCCGCAGCCGCCGCGTCACGGGCCTGACCCCGCAGCAGCAGCGCCAGGTCGCCACCGCGGTGAAGAACGCCCGCGAGATGGCGCTCCTGCCGTTCACCAGCCGGTAG
- a CDS encoding cation:proton antiporter: MIADVVTVVLIIGGLAFFTAGTVGLIRFPDPVTRLHALVKADNFGIGLILLGLMAQADSVAVVGKLLLIWFLAMFATATNEALLASRARSREDGA; this comes from the coding sequence GTGATCGCCGACGTCGTCACGGTCGTCCTGATCATCGGTGGCCTCGCCTTCTTCACCGCGGGGACCGTGGGTCTGATCCGCTTTCCCGATCCGGTCACCCGGCTGCACGCCTTGGTCAAGGCGGACAACTTCGGTATCGGGTTGATCCTCCTCGGGCTGATGGCCCAGGCCGACTCCGTCGCGGTCGTCGGCAAGCTGCTCCTGATCTGGTTTCTCGCCATGTTCGCCACCGCGACCAACGAGGCCCTGCTCGCGAGCCGCGCCCGCTCCCGGGAGGACGGCGCATGA
- a CDS encoding hydrogenase subunit MbhD domain-containing protein, with protein sequence MIDLVLGISVLLAALAALYLPRRDAAVMMFLVLGLLIAVVWARLGAPDIAIAEAALASGVTGALLVAAVTERPRATRQPSRQVWRLGVLEAAVGGAITFFVASALLDAARGGATVPDRLGVLAGTAVDDTAVSHPITAILLDMRAYDTLLEIGVLAAAAVAAISLHRGGVLSRVEAEEDTRPVLRVFVQLATPMVLLVGCWVLVAGSTRPGGAFQAGALLTGVLILLYLGGYSRWVPTGRWLRPGAVFGLAAFLAVAVGTFVLGAGWLAMDEPWAGTVILSLEAALTVGIGVGLSALFVAGRPDAPEGVGR encoded by the coding sequence ATGATCGACCTCGTCCTCGGTATCTCGGTGCTACTCGCCGCACTCGCCGCGCTGTACCTGCCCCGGCGCGACGCAGCGGTGATGATGTTCCTCGTTCTCGGCCTGTTGATCGCGGTGGTGTGGGCACGCCTGGGTGCGCCGGACATCGCGATCGCGGAGGCCGCGCTCGCATCCGGGGTGACCGGGGCCCTGCTCGTCGCCGCGGTGACCGAACGGCCGCGCGCCACCCGCCAGCCTTCTCGACAGGTGTGGCGACTCGGTGTGCTCGAAGCCGCTGTCGGGGGTGCGATCACGTTCTTCGTCGCCTCGGCACTCCTCGATGCGGCACGCGGCGGTGCCACCGTGCCCGACCGGCTGGGCGTCCTCGCGGGCACCGCCGTCGACGACACCGCGGTGTCGCATCCGATCACGGCGATCCTGCTGGACATGCGCGCCTACGACACTCTCCTCGAGATCGGCGTTCTCGCAGCGGCGGCGGTCGCCGCGATCTCGTTGCACCGTGGCGGCGTCCTCTCGCGGGTCGAGGCGGAGGAGGACACCCGACCGGTGCTGCGGGTCTTCGTGCAACTGGCGACCCCGATGGTCCTGCTCGTCGGATGCTGGGTCCTCGTCGCCGGTTCCACCCGCCCGGGCGGGGCCTTCCAGGCGGGCGCGCTCCTCACCGGTGTCCTGATCCTCCTGTATCTCGGCGGCTACTCCCGGTGGGTACCCACCGGACGCTGGCTCCGGCCCGGCGCCGTGTTCGGCCTGGCGGCGTTCCTCGCGGTGGCCGTGGGCACGTTCGTACTCGGCGCCGGGTGGCTCGCCATGGACGAGCCCTGGGCGGGGACGGTGATCCTCTCGCTCGAGGCGGCCCTCACCGTCGGGATCGGGGTGGGACTGAGCGCGCTGTTCGTGGCCGGCCGGCCGGACGCACCCGAAGGCGTCGGACGATGA
- a CDS encoding NADH-quinone oxidoreductase subunit K, with the protein MMRADWLVVPEWFMVIGALLFVLGATRLLLTEDLVRRIVALNVSGIGTLLILVGLAAYDPDTEPDPVLHALVLTGIVITVSVTGLALVLVRTIERAESAPGSDGTSGGGRDDAPDEWGAGR; encoded by the coding sequence ATGATGCGCGCCGACTGGCTCGTGGTGCCCGAGTGGTTCATGGTGATCGGTGCGCTGCTGTTCGTCCTCGGAGCGACGAGATTGCTGCTCACCGAGGATCTCGTCCGCCGCATCGTCGCCCTCAACGTCTCCGGCATCGGCACCCTCCTGATCCTGGTGGGCCTGGCTGCGTACGACCCGGATACGGAACCGGATCCGGTGCTCCACGCGCTGGTGCTCACGGGAATCGTCATCACCGTCAGCGTCACCGGGCTCGCCCTCGTCCTCGTCCGCACCATCGAGCGGGCCGAGTCGGCACCCGGATCCGATGGCACTTCCGGCGGAGGCCGCGACGACGCCCCCGACGAGTGGGGTGCGGGGCGATGA
- a CDS encoding complex I subunit 5 family protein encodes MTELIPVLVLLPLVGVVVTALTPARVARVLGTAWTAAVAALAVLLAVAVWQDGPVSLVLGGWDVPIGIGLRVDGLAAAMLLLTGLVGTVVCVFATASEAVAGNRWFWPLWLFLLAGLNAVFVSGDLFNTYVALELVTIAAVALVALGGDDALRPALRYLFVAVLGSLAFLVVVALVYARTGTLALDDATGALPSGPVLLTVLGLAIVGLGLKTALFPMHTWLPPAHAGAPSAVSPLMSALVIKASLYVLIRMWTGLAGDDATEALGQLLGAVGVAAVLWGSFLALRQTHLKRLVAYSTVAQVGSFFLIFPLATPGLRADATPEAIEAARLAWQGALVLVLAHGLAKAAMFLGAGTLKSAYGSDALTDLRGAVGTHPVAVIAFGLAGVCLAGLPPTFAFVGKWQLLWASLESGQWWWIPVLLVGGLLTFAYTAKALWVMIHTEPIDSAEPRWDTVAPVPIPARMQWTTFVLALLAFVLGLHSIEILELLDVGTPWEVPL; translated from the coding sequence ATGACCGAACTGATCCCCGTCCTGGTCCTGCTGCCACTGGTGGGCGTCGTCGTCACCGCTCTGACCCCGGCCCGGGTGGCCCGCGTCCTGGGCACCGCGTGGACGGCGGCCGTCGCCGCGCTCGCCGTACTCCTCGCCGTCGCCGTGTGGCAGGACGGGCCCGTCAGCCTGGTCCTGGGTGGATGGGACGTACCGATCGGGATCGGACTGCGCGTCGACGGTCTCGCCGCGGCCATGCTGCTGTTGACCGGTCTGGTCGGCACCGTCGTGTGCGTCTTCGCCACCGCATCCGAGGCGGTGGCCGGCAATCGATGGTTCTGGCCGCTGTGGCTGTTCCTGCTCGCCGGTCTCAACGCCGTGTTCGTCTCGGGCGACCTGTTCAACACCTACGTGGCTCTCGAACTGGTGACCATCGCGGCGGTCGCCCTCGTCGCCCTCGGTGGTGACGACGCGCTCCGCCCCGCCTTGCGGTACCTGTTCGTCGCCGTACTCGGTTCCCTCGCCTTCCTCGTGGTCGTCGCCCTCGTCTACGCCCGCACCGGCACTCTGGCTCTGGACGACGCGACGGGCGCGCTGCCCTCCGGGCCGGTCCTGCTCACCGTGCTCGGTCTCGCGATCGTCGGGCTCGGCCTGAAGACGGCGTTGTTCCCGATGCACACCTGGCTTCCGCCCGCACACGCCGGTGCTCCGTCCGCGGTCAGTCCACTCATGTCGGCGCTGGTCATCAAGGCCTCGCTGTACGTGCTGATCCGGATGTGGACGGGGCTCGCAGGCGACGACGCCACCGAGGCCCTCGGACAACTGCTCGGGGCCGTCGGAGTCGCCGCCGTCCTGTGGGGCAGCTTCCTCGCCCTGCGCCAGACGCATCTCAAGCGACTGGTCGCCTATTCCACCGTCGCGCAGGTCGGTTCGTTCTTCCTGATCTTCCCGCTGGCGACACCGGGCCTGCGCGCGGACGCCACACCGGAGGCGATCGAGGCCGCCCGACTGGCCTGGCAGGGTGCACTGGTCCTCGTGCTCGCCCACGGACTCGCGAAGGCCGCGATGTTCCTCGGCGCCGGAACACTCAAATCCGCCTACGGGTCCGACGCGCTCACCGACCTGCGCGGTGCCGTCGGGACCCATCCCGTCGCCGTCATCGCGTTCGGTCTCGCCGGGGTGTGCCTGGCGGGACTGCCCCCCACGTTCGCCTTCGTCGGCAAGTGGCAACTGCTGTGGGCGTCCCTCGAATCCGGCCAGTGGTGGTGGATCCCGGTTCTGCTGGTCGGTGGGCTCCTCACGTTCGCCTACACGGCCAAGGCCCTGTGGGTGATGATCCACACGGAACCGATCGATTCCGCCGAACCACGGTGGGACACCGTCGCGCCGGTTCCGATACCCGCCCGGATGCAGTGGACGACGTTCGTTCTCGCGTTGCTGGCGTTCGTCCTCGGTCTGCACTCGATCGAGATCCTCGAACTCCTCGACGTGGGTACCCCGTGGGAGGTGCCGCTGTGA
- a CDS encoding proton-conducting transporter transmembrane domain-containing protein, with translation MNDVLEVPVDTGLLPLVIVLTSLIPGALIFFLREDRVVARTTLNLTGAVAKVVLVIALVPSVVAGERSEWRTSFVPGIDIVLRAEPFAMYFLGLSAFLWLLTTIYAVGYLEQGQNRSRFFGFFSLCVTATAGIALSGNLITFIIFYELLTLATYPLVAHNQTDKALRGARTYLVYTLTGGVVLLAGIVWLTVLVGPVEFSESGSPAVAELARDRPGIATAIFVTILAGLSVKAALFPVHGWLPRAMVAPAPVSALLHAVAVVKAGVFGIVLLIDEVFGVWVADELGVLMPLTVLASVTIIYGSLMALRQDELKARLAYSTVSQVAYVTLGASIVSILATTGAVAHIVNQGIMKITMFFCAGLIAENLGITRISRMNGIGRRMPLTCASFTVAVLGMIGIPPVAGFVSKWYLGLGAVDGEVEWVLWVLVVSSLLNAAYFLPVVYRMWWCAPDDDAGWNTPKSRYRKRVEAPLPLLIPTLVTAAASLAVGIFAGLPYSPLDMARVIVERSYGL, from the coding sequence GTGAACGACGTCCTCGAGGTGCCCGTCGACACCGGCCTGCTCCCGCTCGTCATCGTCCTCACGTCGCTGATTCCCGGTGCCCTGATCTTCTTCCTCCGCGAGGACCGCGTCGTCGCGCGCACCACCCTCAACCTCACCGGTGCGGTCGCCAAGGTCGTCCTCGTCATCGCCCTGGTGCCGAGCGTCGTGGCCGGCGAGAGATCCGAATGGCGAACGAGTTTCGTACCGGGCATCGATATCGTGCTGCGCGCGGAGCCGTTCGCCATGTACTTCCTCGGACTGTCCGCCTTCCTGTGGCTGCTCACCACGATCTACGCCGTCGGCTACCTGGAACAGGGACAGAACCGGAGCCGCTTCTTCGGGTTCTTCAGCCTCTGTGTGACCGCGACCGCGGGTATCGCCCTGTCGGGCAACCTGATCACGTTCATCATCTTCTACGAGCTGCTCACCCTCGCCACCTATCCACTCGTCGCGCACAACCAGACCGACAAGGCGCTGCGCGGCGCCCGGACCTACCTCGTCTACACGCTGACCGGTGGTGTGGTGCTGCTCGCCGGGATCGTCTGGCTCACCGTGCTCGTCGGGCCGGTCGAGTTCTCCGAGTCGGGCAGTCCCGCCGTCGCCGAGCTCGCGCGGGACCGGCCCGGCATCGCCACCGCGATCTTCGTGACGATCCTCGCCGGGCTGTCCGTCAAGGCCGCGCTCTTTCCCGTGCACGGCTGGCTGCCCCGGGCGATGGTCGCCCCTGCCCCGGTCAGCGCGTTGCTCCACGCCGTCGCCGTCGTCAAGGCGGGTGTCTTCGGCATCGTCCTGCTCATCGACGAGGTCTTCGGGGTGTGGGTGGCCGACGAACTCGGCGTGCTGATGCCGCTCACCGTGCTCGCCTCCGTCACGATCATCTACGGATCGCTCATGGCCCTGCGCCAGGACGAACTCAAGGCGCGGCTCGCCTACTCCACGGTGAGCCAGGTGGCGTACGTGACGCTCGGTGCCTCGATCGTGAGCATCCTCGCCACCACCGGTGCCGTCGCCCACATCGTCAACCAGGGCATCATGAAGATCACCATGTTCTTCTGCGCGGGACTGATCGCCGAGAACCTCGGCATCACCCGCATCAGCCGGATGAACGGGATCGGACGACGGATGCCACTGACCTGCGCCTCGTTCACCGTCGCGGTACTGGGCATGATCGGCATCCCACCCGTCGCCGGCTTCGTCTCCAAGTGGTATCTCGGGCTCGGTGCCGTCGACGGCGAGGTCGAGTGGGTGCTGTGGGTGCTCGTCGTCAGCAGCCTGCTCAACGCCGCGTACTTCCTGCCCGTCGTCTATCGCATGTGGTGGTGCGCCCCGGACGACGACGCCGGCTGGAACACCCCGAAATCCCGGTACCGCAAGCGCGTCGAGGCCCCGCTGCCGCTGCTGATCCCCACCCTCGTCACCGCCGCGGCGTCCCTGGCGGTCGGCATCTTCGCCGGACTGCCCTACTCGCCGCTCGACATGGCTCGGGTGATAGTCGAGAGGAGCTACGGCCTGTGA